Proteins encoded in a region of the Rutidosis leptorrhynchoides isolate AG116_Rl617_1_P2 chromosome 9, CSIRO_AGI_Rlap_v1, whole genome shotgun sequence genome:
- the LOC139869380 gene encoding MADS-box protein SOC1-like, with protein MGRGKVELKRIENPTNRQVTFSKRRDGLLKKSVELSILCDAQVALIVFSPSGKPYYYSSHDMDSTIRRYRNEKGLQNTTSHGVTTVEVLKNEMDEMKKTIDTLETKHRHLLGEDIMTLGMKELKQLERQLRIGVDRVRAKKWRLLSEQVGALKRNHKTLQEENSILQKKIKLHELLNEGDENSGLDSSDHITHRFIPDGQTQSPLNLNQIGFGSS; from the exons atgggAAGAGGTAAAGTTGAGTTGAAGAGAATTGAGAACCCAACAAACAGACAAGTGACCTTCTCAAAAAGAAGAGATGGTTTGCTTAAAAAATCAGTTGAACTCTCTATTCTTTGTGATGCTCAAGTTGCTCTTATTGTTTTTTCTCCATCTGGCAAACCTTATTACTACTCTAGCCATGA CATGGATAGTACTATCAGGAGGTACCGAAACGAAAAGGGTCTACAAAATACGACTAGTCACGGAGTTACAACTGTCGAG GTTTTGAAGAATGAAATGGATGAGATGAAGAAAACTATTGACACACTGGAAACAAAACATAG GCATTTGTTAGGAGAAGATATAATGACATTAGGGATGAAAGAACTGAAACAACTCGAACGCCAATTGAGAATTGGAGTTGATCGTGTACGCGCTAAGAAG TGGCGTCTTTTATCAGAGCAAGTAGGCGCATTGAAGAGAAAT CATAAAACTTTGCAGGAAGAAAATAGCATTCTGCAGAAAAAG ATCAAGCTGCATGAGCTACTGAATGAGGGCGATGAGAACTCAGGGTTGGATTCATCTGATCATATAACCCATAG GTTTATTCCAGATGGGCAGACTCAGTCACCTCTCAACTTGAACCAGATTGGGTTTGGTAGCAGTTGA